The following coding sequences are from one Geothrix sp. window:
- a CDS encoding PAS domain-containing protein, translated as MSVRPQPTQHEKVLGEDDFIVSKTDLKGVITYGNRIFIEISGYSERELLGAPHSILRHPDMPRAVFKLLWDTIQSKQEISAYVKNLARDGSFYWVFANVTPSFDAHGNLIGYYSVRRKPRPEAIQAVEGLYRIMLEAERRAGDGQAGMKASTDILHQHLEKKGVSYEEFIFGL; from the coding sequence ATGAGCGTCAGGCCCCAACCCACCCAGCATGAGAAGGTCCTGGGCGAGGACGACTTCATCGTCTCCAAGACCGATCTGAAGGGCGTCATCACCTACGGGAACCGCATCTTCATCGAGATCTCGGGCTACTCGGAGCGCGAGCTTCTCGGTGCTCCGCACAGCATCCTGCGGCATCCCGACATGCCCCGGGCCGTGTTCAAGCTCCTCTGGGACACCATCCAATCGAAACAGGAGATCTCGGCCTACGTGAAGAACTTGGCCAGGGACGGCAGCTTCTACTGGGTCTTCGCCAACGTGACGCCCTCCTTCGACGCCCACGGGAATCTCATCGGCTACTACTCGGTGCGTCGGAAGCCGAGGCCTGAGGCCATCCAGGCCGTCGAGGGCCTCTACCGCATCATGCTCGAGGCCGAGCGCAGGGCCGGGGACGGCCAGGCCGGCATGAAGGCCTCCACGGACATCCTCCACCAGCACCTCGAAAAGAAGGGCGTGAGCTATGAAGAATTTATCTTTGGGCTCTAG